A window from Sphingopyxis alaskensis RB2256 encodes these proteins:
- a CDS encoding acyl-CoA synthetase, whose translation MHPSVHARTNPEKAAIIVAETGEEISYGDLDAASNRAAQLFRANGLGHEDVVAFMLDNTPHYYGLTWGAQRAGLRYVCISSRLTQDETDYILDNSGAQILVVSASLADAAQRLTTGIKRFVMGGAIAGYESWEDAVAAMPATPVADERAGVDMLYSSGTTGRPKGVRVPLPEDPAIDATNSLVMLASAVFQINADSIYLSPAPLYHAAPLRWSMTIHRLGGTVVLMKKFDPEAALAHIERYRVNSSQWVPTHFVRMLKLPEEVRNRYDLSSLKVAIHAAAPCPVPVKQAMIDWWGPVLYEYYAGSEGNGMTFISSTDWLTHKGSVGRPILGAVHIMGEDNETELGVGEEGTIFFESENVFEYHGDDEKTASSRNSKGWSTLGDVGRLDEEGFLYLTDRKSFMIISGGVNIYPQEIENHLVTHPKVADVAVVGGPHEEMGEEVIAVVQPADMAEAGDALRDELIAYAREKLSGVKIPRRIDFLEALPRHDTGKLYKRLLRDRYWEKAKAEA comes from the coding sequence GCGCAGCTGTTCCGCGCCAACGGGCTGGGGCATGAGGATGTCGTTGCCTTCATGCTCGACAACACGCCGCATTATTACGGCCTGACCTGGGGCGCGCAGCGCGCGGGGCTGCGCTATGTCTGCATCTCGTCGCGGCTGACGCAGGACGAGACCGACTATATCCTGGACAATTCGGGCGCGCAGATCCTCGTCGTCTCGGCCAGTCTCGCCGACGCCGCGCAGCGGCTGACGACCGGCATCAAGCGCTTTGTGATGGGCGGCGCCATCGCGGGTTATGAAAGCTGGGAGGATGCCGTCGCGGCCATGCCCGCGACGCCCGTTGCCGACGAGCGCGCGGGGGTTGACATGCTCTATTCGTCCGGGACCACCGGGCGCCCCAAGGGTGTGCGCGTTCCGCTGCCCGAGGATCCGGCGATCGACGCGACGAACAGCCTGGTCATGCTCGCTTCGGCAGTGTTCCAGATCAATGCGGACAGCATCTATCTCTCGCCCGCGCCGCTCTATCACGCCGCGCCGCTCCGCTGGTCGATGACGATCCACCGGCTCGGCGGCACCGTCGTCCTGATGAAGAAGTTCGATCCCGAAGCGGCGCTGGCGCACATCGAACGCTATCGCGTGAACAGCAGCCAATGGGTGCCGACGCATTTCGTGCGGATGCTGAAACTGCCGGAGGAGGTGCGGAACCGCTACGATCTTTCGTCGCTCAAGGTCGCGATCCATGCCGCCGCGCCGTGCCCGGTGCCGGTGAAGCAGGCGATGATCGACTGGTGGGGACCGGTATTGTATGAATATTATGCCGGATCCGAAGGCAATGGCATGACCTTCATCTCCAGCACCGACTGGCTGACGCACAAGGGCAGCGTCGGGCGCCCGATCCTCGGCGCCGTGCATATCATGGGCGAGGACAATGAAACCGAACTCGGCGTGGGCGAGGAAGGCACGATCTTTTTCGAGAGCGAGAATGTCTTCGAATATCATGGCGACGACGAAAAAACGGCGTCGAGCCGCAATTCGAAAGGCTGGTCGACGCTCGGCGATGTGGGCAGGCTCGACGAGGAGGGCTTTCTCTACCTCACCGACCGCAAGAGCTTCATGATCATCTCGGGCGGGGTGAACATCTATCCGCAGGAAATCGAGAATCACCTTGTCACCCATCCCAAGGTCGCCGACGTCGCGGTGGTCGGCGGTCCGCACGAGGAGATGGGCGAGGAGGTGATCGCGGTGGTCCAGCCCGCCGACATGGCCGAGGCGGGCGACGCGCTGCGCGACGAGCTCATCGCCTATGCGCGCGAAAAACTGTCGGGGGTGAAGATTCCGCGCCGTATCGACTTCCTCGAAGCCTTGCCGCGCCATGACACGGGCAAGCTCTACAAACGCCTGCTTCGCGACCGATATTGGGAGAAGGCGAAGGCGGAGGCCTGA
- a CDS encoding 2-hydroxychromene-2-carboxylate isomerase, with amino-acid sequence MTAARVEFFFDLSSPWTCLAFHNLPAVLERTGASALYRPILVGGVFNAVNPAVYAAREQTDNRRLQHSWKVLKDWARLADVPMNFPSRWHPAKSIAAMRFCCAIEADQAALVRFARGAFASYFDRQENLDDPVVLAAVADAEGLDGAALAAAAGSDAVKARLRANTDELIARGGYGSPTIFVDRDDMYFGNDQLPLVEAALKHKTQRTLA; translated from the coding sequence ATGACCGCCGCGCGCGTCGAGTTTTTCTTCGATCTATCCTCGCCCTGGACCTGCCTCGCCTTTCACAACCTGCCTGCCGTGCTCGAACGGACAGGCGCGAGCGCGCTGTATCGGCCGATCCTCGTCGGCGGCGTGTTCAATGCGGTCAATCCCGCCGTCTATGCGGCGCGCGAGCAGACCGACAACCGGCGGCTCCAGCATAGCTGGAAGGTGCTGAAGGACTGGGCGCGCCTTGCCGACGTGCCGATGAATTTTCCCTCGCGATGGCATCCGGCAAAGAGCATCGCCGCGATGCGTTTCTGCTGCGCGATCGAAGCGGATCAGGCGGCGCTCGTCCGCTTTGCGCGCGGCGCCTTCGCGAGCTATTTCGACCGGCAGGAAAATCTCGACGACCCGGTGGTGCTCGCGGCGGTCGCCGATGCCGAGGGGCTCGACGGCGCCGCGCTCGCCGCCGCGGCGGGGAGCGATGCGGTCAAGGCGCGGCTGCGTGCGAACACCGATGAACTCATCGCGCGCGGCGGCTATGGTTCGCCGACGATCTTCGTCGATCGCGATGACATGTATTTCGGCAACGACCAGCTTCCGCTTGTCGAGGCGGCTCTAAAACATAAAACGCAGAGGACTCTCGCATGA
- a CDS encoding crotonase/enoyl-CoA hydratase family protein, translating to MKDRISITMLDGGIADVRLIRADKMNALDSAMWEALAEAVDQLKATAGLRVVVLSGEGRAFCAGLDLSSLGGDRDPGASSAGGGLAERTRGIANNAQYAAWGWRELPVPVIAAVHGVAFGAGSQIMAAADIRIVHPDTRIAIMEMRWGLVPDVAGMALWRTQVADDVLRELVYTNREFTGSEAKLLGFATHVSDDPLAKAMELAAVIADKNPHAIRGAKRLCNMLGDASDAEILQAESDEQVKLIRTPNQIEAVMAHMEKRRPNFVD from the coding sequence ATGAAGGACCGGATTTCGATCACCATGCTCGACGGCGGGATCGCCGACGTCCGGCTGATCCGCGCCGACAAGATGAATGCGCTCGACAGCGCAATGTGGGAAGCACTGGCCGAAGCGGTCGATCAGCTGAAGGCGACGGCGGGGCTGCGCGTCGTCGTCCTGTCGGGCGAGGGGCGCGCCTTTTGCGCGGGCCTCGACCTTTCGAGCCTCGGCGGCGATCGCGACCCCGGCGCGAGCAGCGCGGGCGGGGGGCTCGCCGAACGGACACGGGGCATCGCCAATAATGCCCAATATGCCGCCTGGGGCTGGCGCGAGCTGCCTGTGCCGGTGATCGCGGCGGTGCACGGCGTCGCCTTTGGCGCGGGCAGCCAGATCATGGCCGCCGCCGACATCCGCATCGTCCACCCCGACACGCGCATCGCGATCATGGAGATGCGCTGGGGCCTCGTCCCCGACGTGGCGGGGATGGCGCTGTGGCGCACGCAGGTCGCCGACGATGTGCTGCGCGAGCTTGTCTACACCAACCGCGAGTTCACCGGGTCGGAGGCGAAGCTGCTTGGCTTTGCGACGCATGTGTCGGACGACCCGCTGGCCAAGGCGATGGAACTCGCCGCGGTGATTGCCGACAAGAACCCGCACGCGATCCGCGGCGCCAAGCGCCTCTGCAACATGCTCGGCGATGCGAGCGACGCCGAAATCCTGCAGGCCGAAAGCGACGAGCAGGTCAAGCTCATCCGCACCCCGAACCAGATCGAGGCGGTGATGGCGCATATGGAAAAGCGCAGGCCCAATTTTGTCGACTAG
- a CDS encoding IS481-like element ISSpal1 family transposase — MGQILHGSAKTTHAIRGELQRSQASVASLARKYGINEKTVLKWRHRQSVDDMPMGPKERRSTVLSPMEEAAIVALRVQARLPLDDVYIALKDVIPQLTRSSLHRCLQRHGISRLPKADREKPKKFKDYEIGYFHIDIAELRYEGGKAFLYVAVDRTSKLVFARIYRKATKLAAAAFLKVLVKTVPYRIHTVLTDNGVQFVQPQRGQSRQWLIHIFERVCLENGIEHRLTKPYHPWTNGQAERMVRTIKEATVKSFHYASIQELRRHVSDWLIAYNFAKQLKALKFRTPYEAIEELWKSKPDVFIVKPNHHMLGPNN, encoded by the coding sequence ATGGGACAGATTTTACACGGGAGCGCCAAGACCACGCACGCCATTCGAGGCGAGCTACAGCGATCGCAAGCTTCGGTCGCGAGCCTCGCGAGGAAGTACGGGATCAACGAGAAGACCGTCTTGAAGTGGCGCCATCGGCAGTCTGTGGACGACATGCCGATGGGGCCGAAGGAGCGCCGCAGCACCGTCCTCTCGCCTATGGAAGAAGCTGCCATCGTGGCGTTGCGGGTTCAGGCGCGGTTGCCGCTCGACGACGTCTACATCGCGCTAAAGGACGTGATCCCGCAGTTGACGCGCTCGTCGCTGCATCGCTGCCTGCAACGGCATGGCATCAGCCGCCTGCCCAAAGCGGACCGCGAGAAGCCGAAGAAGTTCAAGGATTATGAGATCGGCTACTTCCACATCGACATCGCCGAGCTACGCTATGAGGGCGGCAAGGCCTTCCTCTATGTGGCGGTGGACCGCACCTCGAAGCTGGTCTTCGCCCGCATCTATCGCAAGGCCACAAAGCTTGCCGCCGCAGCTTTCCTCAAGGTGCTGGTCAAGACCGTGCCTTACAGGATCCACACCGTGCTGACCGACAATGGCGTCCAGTTCGTCCAGCCCCAGCGCGGCCAGAGCCGGCAATGGCTGATCCACATCTTCGAGCGGGTCTGCCTCGAAAACGGCATCGAGCATCGGCTGACCAAGCCCTACCACCCATGGACCAATGGTCAAGCCGAGCGGATGGTCCGAACCATCAAGGAAGCGACCGTCAAATCCTTCCATTATGCCTCGATCCAGGAACTGCGACGACACGTCAGCGACTGGCTGATCGCCTACAACTTCGCCAAGCAGCTCAAGGCTCTCAAGTTCAGGACACCATATGAAGCCATCGAGGAACTCTGGAAATCAAAGCCCGATGTCTTTATCGTCAAACCCAACCATCACATGCTGGGACCAAACAACTAG
- a CDS encoding IS5 family transposase (programmed frameshift): MEGEVLRDDQWERLREFVPGGRKGKRGPRSDGRRFLDALLWLAHSGGRWRDLPERFGPYQTVKRRYYRWIEQGVIDRIFAAVSDDPDIEWLAIDATVIRAQAQAAGARGKKGGVQAQALGRSRGGFGTKIHAVVDALGLPVRFMLGPGQQNDMAPACDLIRGLKAEHVLADRAYDADSLCDLITEQGGEPVIPPRRHRKVQRSYDRIAYKQRWGIEGFFAKLKQWRRIATRHDKLAANFLGFIKLASIMLWLK, from the exons GTGGAAGGCGAGGTTCTCAGGGACGATCAGTGGGAGCGGCTTCGGGAGTTTGTGCCCGGTGGCCGCAAGGGCAAGCGCGGACCGCGCAGCGATGGTCGGCGGTTTCTGGATGCTTTGCTGTGGCTGGCGCATTCGGGTGGGCGGTGGCGTGATCTGCCCGAGCGATTTGGCCCCTACCAGACTGTAAAGCGGCGCTATTATCGTTGGATCGAACAGGGGGTGATCGACCGGATATTCGCAGCCGTGTCCGATGACCCCGACATCGAATGGCTGGCGATCGACGCCACCGTAATCCGTGCCCAAGCCCAGGCCGCCGGGGCCAGGG GTAAAAAGGGGGGCGTTCAAGCCCAGGCTCTGGGCCGCTCAAGAGGCGGGTTCGGGACCAAGATCCACGCTGTAGTCGATGCTCTCGGCCTGCCGGTGCGCTTCATGCTCGGCCCCGGCCAGCAGAACGATATGGCCCCGGCCTGCGACCTGATCCGCGGCCTGAAGGCCGAACACGTGCTGGCCGACCGCGCCTACGACGCCGATAGCCTGTGCGATCTCATCACCGAACAAGGCGGCGAACCGGTCATTCCGCCCCGCCGCCACCGCAAGGTCCAGCGCAGTTACGACCGCATCGCATACAAGCAGCGCTGGGGCATCGAGGGCTTCTTCGCCAAACTCAAGCAATGGCGACGCATCGCCACCCGCCATGACAAACTCGCCGCAAACTTCCTTGGCTTCATCAAACTCGCAAGCATAATGTTGTGGCTCAAATGA
- a CDS encoding putative O-glycosylation ligase, exosortase A system-associated, producing MRDLVFVAFLFAFIGTGFRKPFLFILCFCYIDIVAPQRLSYFLINSIPVSLIVFGLAIVGWLVADDKRDTRWSGRQTLLVLILGYCWMTTIQADFPVEAADKWSWVWKALLWAIFLPLTLRTRLRIEALALIMLLSAASIAIAGGIKTAAGGGGYGTLQLLLNENYGLYEGSIMSTVGIAIIPLILWYRRHGTIFPPDWRVSLFAFALCFACMLLPVGTQARTGLVCLAVLAVLSLRAVRHRFLYITGAGLLAIAAIPFLPQSFTERMETIRNHRADQSASTRVAVWQWTWDYAKENPFGGGFEAYIQNRVRVEKAASDYDPDAPQNAEPTVYEEQSRAYHSSYFEMLGEQGYPGLALWLLLHAIGLARMEQLRRRYLRTRRAEEQWIAPLATALQHGHIIYMVGSLFVGIAFQPFIYMMLALEIGLTTYCRRREREAGWRPLMARPAQVPARHTQPANP from the coding sequence ATGCGTGACCTGGTCTTCGTCGCCTTTCTGTTCGCTTTCATCGGGACCGGCTTTCGCAAGCCGTTCCTGTTCATCCTCTGCTTCTGCTACATCGACATCGTCGCGCCGCAGCGGCTGAGCTATTTCCTCATCAATTCGATCCCCGTCTCGCTGATCGTGTTCGGCCTCGCCATCGTCGGCTGGCTTGTCGCCGACGACAAGCGCGACACCAGATGGTCGGGGCGGCAGACCCTGCTCGTACTCATCCTCGGCTATTGCTGGATGACGACGATCCAGGCCGATTTCCCGGTCGAGGCGGCGGACAAATGGAGCTGGGTTTGGAAGGCGCTGCTCTGGGCGATCTTCCTGCCGCTCACCCTGCGCACCAGGCTGCGCATCGAGGCGCTTGCGCTCATCATGTTGCTGTCCGCCGCGTCGATCGCGATCGCGGGCGGCATCAAGACCGCGGCGGGCGGCGGCGGTTACGGGACGCTCCAGCTGCTGCTCAACGAAAATTACGGGCTCTACGAAGGGTCGATCATGTCGACGGTCGGCATCGCGATCATCCCTCTCATCCTCTGGTACCGACGCCACGGGACGATCTTTCCGCCCGACTGGCGCGTGTCGCTCTTCGCTTTCGCGCTTTGTTTCGCGTGCATGTTGCTCCCCGTGGGGACGCAGGCGCGCACCGGGCTCGTCTGTCTCGCGGTGCTCGCGGTGCTGTCGCTGCGCGCGGTCAGGCACCGCTTTCTCTATATCACCGGGGCGGGGCTGCTCGCCATCGCCGCCATTCCCTTCCTGCCGCAAAGCTTTACCGAGCGCATGGAAACGATCCGCAACCACCGCGCGGACCAGTCGGCTTCCACCCGCGTCGCGGTGTGGCAGTGGACATGGGACTATGCCAAGGAAAACCCCTTCGGCGGCGGTTTCGAGGCCTATATCCAGAACCGCGTGCGCGTCGAAAAGGCGGCGAGCGATTATGACCCCGATGCCCCGCAGAACGCCGAACCGACGGTGTATGAAGAACAGTCGCGCGCCTATCATTCGAGCTATTTCGAGATGCTCGGCGAACAGGGTTATCCGGGCCTCGCGCTCTGGCTGCTCCTCCACGCGATCGGTCTCGCCCGCATGGAACAGCTCCGACGCCGCTACCTCAGGACGCGCCGCGCCGAAGAGCAGTGGATTGCACCGCTGGCGACCGCGCTTCAGCACGGCCATATCATCTATATGGTCGGATCTCTTTTCGTCGGCATCGCCTTCCAGCCGTTCATCTACATGATGCTCGCGCTCGAAATCGGGCTGACAACCTATTGCCGCCGCCGCGAACGGGAAGCGGGATGGCGCCCGCTGATGGCGCGTCCGGCGCAGGTCCCGGCACGCCATACACAACCTGCAAACCCCTAG
- a CDS encoding TIGR04063 family PEP-CTERM/XrtA system glycosyltransferase: MTRILHVLDHSLPTHSGYTFRTRALMKAQVAKGWEVAGVTGVRHPDAGPDGETIDGLTFYRTPPIAPARSPLYEWREIGALARRVESLARDWKPDVLHAHSPVLGGLAALRVGKRLGIPVIYEIRAFWEDAAVGNGTGREGSLRYRLTKMVETYAVKSADAVAVICEGLRGDLIARGVDPAKITVSPNGVDLALFGDPPPRDDALASELGLASDDSVIGYIGSFYDYEGIDDLIAAMPALVAAQPKARLLLVGGGPMEAALKRQAAASPASAQIHFVGRVPHGEVERYYSLIDILAYPRKKMRLTDLVTPLKPLEAMAQGKLVAASDVGGHRELIEDGATGTLFAPDEPAAIVDALDKLLKNRDMWPQRRRAARIFVESHRNWSSNILRYEPVYQRLLRGS; the protein is encoded by the coding sequence ATGACCCGCATATTGCATGTTCTTGATCATAGCCTGCCCACGCACAGCGGCTACACCTTTCGCACCCGCGCGCTGATGAAGGCGCAGGTCGCAAAGGGGTGGGAGGTCGCCGGGGTTACCGGCGTGCGGCATCCCGACGCCGGGCCGGACGGTGAAACGATCGACGGGCTGACCTTCTATCGCACCCCGCCGATCGCGCCCGCGCGCTCGCCGCTGTACGAATGGCGTGAGATCGGCGCGCTGGCGCGGCGCGTCGAATCGCTGGCGCGCGACTGGAAACCCGATGTGCTCCACGCCCACTCGCCGGTGCTGGGCGGGCTCGCGGCGCTGCGCGTAGGCAAGCGGCTGGGCATTCCGGTGATTTATGAAATCCGGGCTTTCTGGGAGGATGCGGCGGTCGGCAACGGCACGGGGCGCGAGGGCAGTTTGCGTTACCGGCTCACCAAAATGGTCGAAACCTACGCCGTGAAATCGGCCGACGCGGTCGCGGTGATTTGCGAGGGGTTGCGCGGCGACCTGATCGCGCGCGGGGTCGATCCGGCAAAGATCACCGTGTCGCCCAACGGCGTCGATCTGGCCCTGTTCGGCGACCCGCCGCCGCGCGACGATGCGCTCGCGTCCGAACTGGGCCTCGCTTCGGATGATTCGGTGATCGGCTATATCGGCAGCTTTTACGATTATGAGGGGATCGACGACCTGATCGCCGCGATGCCCGCGCTCGTTGCGGCGCAGCCGAAGGCGCGGCTGCTGCTCGTTGGCGGCGGGCCGATGGAGGCGGCGCTCAAGCGCCAAGCCGCCGCGTCGCCGGCGTCGGCGCAGATTCATTTCGTCGGTCGCGTGCCGCATGGCGAAGTCGAACGCTATTATTCGCTGATCGACATCCTCGCCTATCCACGCAAGAAGATGCGCCTGACCGATCTTGTGACGCCGCTGAAACCGCTCGAAGCGATGGCGCAGGGCAAGCTGGTCGCGGCGTCGGATGTCGGCGGGCACCGCGAACTGATCGAGGATGGCGCGACGGGCACGCTGTTCGCGCCCGACGAGCCCGCGGCGATTGTGGACGCGCTCGACAAGCTGCTGAAAAATCGCGACATGTGGCCCCAACGGCGGCGGGCCGCACGTATTTTTGTCGAAAGTCATCGTAACTGGTCATCAAACATTTTACGTTACGAACCGGTTTACCAGCGACTGCTGCGCGGCAGCTGA
- a CDS encoding S24 family peptidase, with amino-acid sequence MIDPVHDPRAALDRLLSEKGVDYARLSQVIGRNPAYIQQYIKRGSPRRLAEQDRARIAAYLGVSEAMLGGPVARVATPARSRGAGMILVPKLAIGASAGAGASVDGEPVEGEVAFNPKWLRDLGADPRALSIIRVEGDSMAPTLDDGDDILVDGSDAAARLRDGIYVLRMDDVLMVKRIARAPGPGRVSVISDNPHYRSWDDLPLSAIRLVGRVVWTGRRVR; translated from the coding sequence ATGATCGACCCAGTTCACGACCCGCGCGCCGCGCTCGACCGGCTATTGTCCGAAAAGGGCGTCGATTATGCACGCCTGTCACAGGTGATCGGGCGCAATCCCGCCTATATTCAGCAATATATCAAGCGGGGCTCGCCGCGGCGGCTGGCCGAACAGGATCGCGCGCGCATCGCCGCCTATCTGGGGGTGTCGGAGGCGATGCTGGGCGGGCCGGTGGCGCGCGTCGCCACCCCGGCGCGGAGCCGCGGGGCGGGGATGATCCTGGTGCCCAAGCTCGCGATCGGGGCGTCGGCGGGCGCGGGTGCCAGCGTCGATGGCGAGCCGGTCGAGGGTGAGGTCGCCTTCAACCCCAAATGGCTGCGCGACCTTGGCGCCGATCCGCGCGCGCTCAGCATCATCCGCGTTGAGGGCGATTCGATGGCGCCGACGCTCGACGATGGCGACGATATCCTCGTCGATGGCAGCGATGCGGCGGCGCGGCTGCGCGACGGCATCTATGTGCTGCGCATGGACGATGTGCTGATGGTCAAGCGCATCGCGCGCGCGCCGGGGCCGGGGCGCGTGTCGGTCATCAGCGACAATCCGCATTACCGCAGCTGGGACGACCTGCCTTTGTCGGCGATCCGGCTCGTCGGGCGCGTGGTGTGGACGGGGCGGCGGGTCCGGTAA
- a CDS encoding methyl-accepting chemotaxis protein: MNAIADALSPTTGHAAAIGVRAHMSEVIDQFRANPGLRTLAVVDAEERPVGVIREQRVRELLFCPFWFSLMQNPTIGGSIASMIEDCPTADVERSTTELLRIAASAPDGRDLILVQGGRFVETLDGSQLARLAMQREVELAQERAARATHIDAAGRAFQRDIAALTASLSDMAGQVEAVAGELSHRAHQTGRDAVTVAGATAQTLAGLQDLGDRGHALAATMARIVEDSRLARTVRGDAHAKIRQASERASALKAASQSIEQMLALVIDMASRTNMLALNAGIEAARAGDAGRGFAVVAAEVKALARQTRAAAGDITRYVDHIRDIVGEVSAGFVEVERAIDANNGFSDAIDRAVDGQSATTLTIASYVEQAVFAGREIDMRVQDIGRGASAVGDGAQALGQLSAGLSAAALSLDQRARYFVRAVAAA, from the coding sequence ATGAACGCCATAGCCGACGCCCTTTCGCCAACGACGGGCCATGCGGCGGCGATCGGGGTTCGCGCGCATATGTCGGAGGTGATCGACCAGTTCCGCGCCAACCCCGGCCTTCGCACGCTCGCGGTGGTCGATGCGGAAGAACGGCCCGTCGGGGTGATTCGTGAACAGCGCGTGCGCGAACTGCTCTTCTGTCCCTTCTGGTTTTCGCTGATGCAGAATCCGACGATCGGCGGATCGATCGCGTCGATGATCGAGGATTGCCCGACCGCCGACGTCGAACGGTCGACGACCGAACTGCTGCGGATCGCGGCAAGCGCGCCCGATGGGCGGGATTTGATCCTCGTGCAGGGCGGGCGCTTCGTCGAGACGCTCGACGGCAGCCAGCTCGCCAGACTGGCGATGCAGCGCGAGGTCGAGCTGGCGCAGGAACGCGCGGCGCGCGCGACGCATATCGACGCGGCGGGGCGCGCCTTCCAGCGCGACATTGCGGCGCTGACCGCCAGCCTGTCCGACATGGCGGGGCAGGTCGAGGCGGTGGCGGGCGAATTGTCGCACCGTGCGCACCAGACCGGGCGCGATGCGGTAACGGTCGCGGGCGCCACGGCGCAGACGCTCGCCGGCCTTCAGGATCTGGGTGATCGCGGCCACGCGCTTGCCGCGACGATGGCGCGGATCGTCGAGGACAGCAGGCTGGCGCGCACGGTGCGCGGCGACGCGCACGCCAAGATCAGGCAGGCGAGCGAACGCGCAAGCGCGCTCAAGGCGGCGAGTCAGTCGATCGAGCAGATGCTTGCGCTGGTCATCGACATGGCAAGCCGCACCAACATGCTCGCGCTCAACGCGGGGATCGAGGCCGCGCGCGCGGGCGATGCGGGACGCGGCTTCGCCGTCGTTGCTGCCGAGGTGAAGGCGCTCGCGCGCCAGACGCGCGCCGCCGCGGGCGACATCACGCGCTATGTCGACCATATCCGCGACATCGTCGGCGAGGTGTCGGCGGGCTTTGTTGAGGTCGAACGGGCGATCGACGCGAACAACGGCTTTTCCGACGCGATCGACCGCGCGGTCGACGGGCAGAGTGCGACAACGCTGACGATCGCATCCTATGTCGAGCAGGCGGTCTTCGCCGGGCGCGAGATCGACATGCGGGTGCAGGACATCGGCCGCGGTGCGAGTGCGGTGGGCGACGGCGCGCAGGCGCTCGGCCAATTGTCCGCGGGACTATCGGCGGCGGCGCTGTCGCTCGACCAGCGCGCGCGATATTTTGTCCGGGCGGTCGCCGCCGCGTGA
- the aqpZ gene encoding aquaporin Z, translating to MTNIQKGLAEFIGTFWLVFGGCGSAVLAAGFPDVGIGLLGVSLAFGLTVITMAYAIGHISGCHLNPAVTVGLWAGGRFGARDIPLYVVAQLLGAIVAAFLLFYIASGSPTYDLATNGLAANGFGEGSPGGYDIWSALLIEIVLTAFFLWIIMGSTDGRAPAGFAPIAIGLALTLIHLISIPVTNTSVNPARSTGPALVVGGLAIQQLWLFWVAPIVGGIIGGVLYKTLGADSFPKPNIEGE from the coding sequence ATGACGAATATCCAAAAGGGTTTGGCCGAGTTCATCGGCACATTCTGGCTCGTGTTCGGCGGCTGCGGCAGCGCGGTGCTCGCGGCGGGTTTCCCCGACGTCGGGATCGGCCTGCTCGGCGTGTCGCTCGCTTTTGGCCTGACCGTGATCACGATGGCCTATGCGATCGGCCATATTTCAGGATGCCACCTCAACCCCGCGGTGACGGTCGGGCTGTGGGCCGGCGGGCGCTTCGGGGCGCGCGACATTCCGCTCTATGTCGTTGCGCAGCTGCTGGGCGCGATCGTCGCCGCCTTCCTGCTCTTTTATATCGCGAGTGGCAGTCCGACCTATGACCTTGCCACCAACGGCCTCGCCGCCAACGGCTTCGGCGAAGGATCGCCCGGCGGTTATGACATCTGGTCGGCGCTGCTGATCGAGATCGTGCTGACGGCCTTCTTCCTGTGGATCATCATGGGGTCGACCGACGGGCGCGCGCCCGCCGGTTTTGCGCCGATCGCGATCGGCCTTGCGCTGACGCTGATCCATCTGATTTCGATCCCGGTCACCAATACCTCGGTCAATCCGGCACGCAGCACCGGCCCGGCGCTCGTCGTCGGCGGGCTCGCGATCCAGCAGCTCTGGCTGTTCTGGGTCGCGCCGATCGTCGGCGGGATTATCGGCGGCGTGCTTTACAAGACGCTGGGCGCCGACAGCTTCCCGAAACCGAATATCGAGGGCGAATGA